The following coding sequences are from one Bradyrhizobium sp. 200 window:
- a CDS encoding MBL fold metallo-hydrolase produces MQLRFVGCGDALGSGGRFNTCFHVTGASVNFLIDCGASSLPALKRLGIARDAIDLVLITHFHGDHFAGLPFLLLDAQFTRRSRPLVIAGPQGIETKLANLMEALFEHSSKTKQRFDLSVVALEPEQSRAFGEVKVTPYPVVHGESGGPFLAYRIEAEGRVIAYSADTEWTDTLIPAARGADLFIAEAYYYDKIVKNHLSLKTLEAHLPEINAKRLVLTHMSEDMLARLGELPYTAAHDGMAVEL; encoded by the coding sequence ATGCAATTGCGATTTGTCGGCTGCGGCGACGCCCTCGGTTCCGGCGGCAGGTTCAACACCTGCTTCCACGTCACGGGTGCGTCCGTCAATTTCCTGATCGATTGCGGCGCGTCGTCGCTGCCCGCGCTGAAGCGCCTCGGCATCGCACGCGACGCCATCGACCTCGTCCTGATCACGCATTTCCACGGCGACCATTTTGCCGGCCTGCCGTTCCTGCTGCTGGATGCGCAGTTCACGCGCCGTTCCCGCCCGCTCGTCATCGCCGGGCCGCAGGGCATCGAGACGAAACTAGCCAACCTGATGGAAGCGCTGTTCGAGCATTCCTCCAAGACCAAACAGCGCTTCGATCTCTCGGTCGTTGCGCTCGAACCGGAGCAGAGCCGGGCGTTCGGCGAGGTCAAGGTGACGCCCTATCCCGTGGTCCATGGCGAATCCGGTGGGCCGTTCCTGGCCTATCGCATCGAGGCCGAGGGACGCGTCATCGCCTACAGCGCCGATACCGAATGGACCGATACGCTGATCCCGGCGGCGCGCGGCGCGGACCTGTTCATTGCCGAGGCCTATTACTACGACAAGATCGTCAAGAACCATCTCAGCCTGAAGACGCTGGAAGCGCACCTGCCTGAGATCAACGCCAAACGGCTGGTGCTGACGCATATGAGCGAGGACATGCTCGCCCGGCTGGGCGAACTGCCCTACACGGCCGCCCATGACGGCATGGCCGTCGAGCTCTAG
- a CDS encoding mismatch-specific DNA-glycosylase, whose protein sequence is MTDVLSDLLQHSLRIVLCGTAAGTTSAAERAYYAHRQNKFWKILHETRLTPELLQPHQYRSLLQHGIGLTDLVKAGAGMDRATLPRLTAADRARLSHAITTFRPQFLAFTSKTAGQKFFDDTRDYGEQFELIGDTRVWILPSTSGAANGSWRPEIWHRFAHEVRATR, encoded by the coding sequence GTGACGGACGTGCTGAGCGACCTGCTGCAACATTCCCTTCGCATCGTGTTGTGCGGGACCGCCGCCGGGACCACGTCCGCTGCCGAGAGGGCCTACTATGCGCACCGGCAAAACAAGTTCTGGAAAATTTTGCACGAGACGAGGCTCACGCCGGAGCTGCTGCAGCCGCATCAATATCGCAGCCTGCTGCAGCATGGGATCGGCCTGACTGACCTCGTGAAAGCGGGCGCCGGGATGGACCGTGCCACGCTTCCCAGATTGACGGCGGCGGATCGAGCCCGGCTGAGCCACGCCATCACAACATTTCGTCCGCAGTTCCTGGCCTTCACCAGCAAGACGGCCGGGCAGAAATTCTTCGACGACACGCGGGACTATGGCGAGCAGTTTGAGCTGATCGGCGATACCAGGGTTTGGATACTGCCGTCCACGTCGGGCGCGGCCAATGGAAGCTGGCGGCCGGAGATCTGGCACCGGTTTGCGCATGAGGTGCGGGCGACGCGCTGA
- a CDS encoding MATE family efflux transporter, protein MHSPVTPSRVTTAQVFAIAGPAMVANLTTPLIGIVSTTAIGRLGDAAMLGGVAMASVLFDCIFWLFGFLRMSTVAFTAQSLGSGETSELRAILLRGLIVAALVGAALIALQIPLATILLNAMGGSEGVTRAAKTYFIIRIWSSPLALGNYVMLGWLIGQARAKLALGMQISINLINVAATVMLVLVFDFGIAGAAIAALIAEAAGLVLGLLIARYLSNGQFAASRALLFDRTKLMRMLAVNRDIMIRTASLIAAFLFFTAQGARAGDMTLAANAVLNNFLLFGAFFLDGLANAAEQLCGRAYGARDKAAFAGAVKLVVMWGFGFALAVAACFLLFGPPLIDIMTASVDVRGIARDYLPFVIFAPLLGVFAFAFDGVYIGATWARDMRNLMVLALLIFLGAWFALRSFGNAGLWAAFLVHYAARGGLEALRYPALLKKSFGL, encoded by the coding sequence ATGCATTCACCCGTAACGCCATCCAGGGTCACAACGGCGCAAGTGTTCGCCATCGCAGGTCCAGCGATGGTCGCGAACCTGACCACGCCCTTGATCGGCATCGTCTCGACCACGGCGATCGGCCGGCTCGGCGATGCCGCGATGCTCGGCGGCGTAGCGATGGCGTCAGTTTTGTTCGACTGCATATTCTGGCTGTTCGGATTCCTGCGCATGAGCACGGTGGCCTTTACGGCGCAGTCGCTCGGATCAGGCGAGACCTCGGAATTGCGGGCGATCCTGCTACGCGGGTTGATCGTCGCGGCACTGGTTGGCGCGGCGCTGATCGCCCTACAGATTCCGCTCGCCACTATTCTGCTCAACGCGATGGGCGGCAGCGAGGGGGTCACGCGCGCAGCCAAGACCTATTTCATCATCCGGATCTGGTCTTCGCCGCTGGCGCTCGGCAATTATGTCATGCTCGGATGGTTGATCGGGCAGGCCCGCGCCAAACTGGCGCTCGGCATGCAGATCAGCATCAATCTCATCAACGTGGCGGCAACGGTCATGCTGGTGCTGGTGTTCGACTTCGGAATTGCCGGCGCTGCAATCGCGGCGCTGATCGCGGAGGCCGCGGGCCTCGTGCTTGGCTTGCTGATCGCGCGCTACCTTTCGAACGGACAATTCGCGGCTTCGCGCGCGCTGCTGTTCGACCGCACCAAGCTGATGCGCATGCTCGCGGTCAACCGCGACATCATGATCCGCACTGCGTCGCTGATCGCGGCGTTCCTGTTCTTCACCGCGCAAGGCGCACGCGCCGGCGACATGACACTCGCCGCCAATGCCGTACTCAACAATTTTCTGCTGTTCGGCGCCTTCTTTCTCGACGGCCTCGCCAACGCCGCCGAGCAGCTCTGCGGGCGCGCCTATGGCGCACGCGACAAGGCGGCCTTTGCCGGGGCCGTGAAGCTGGTTGTCATGTGGGGCTTTGGCTTTGCGCTCGCCGTCGCCGCCTGTTTCCTGCTGTTCGGCCCGCCGCTGATCGACATCATGACCGCGAGCGTGGACGTGCGCGGTATCGCGCGCGATTATTTGCCGTTCGTGATCTTTGCGCCGCTGCTCGGCGTGTTCGCCTTTGCCTTTGACGGCGTCTATATCGGCGCGACCTGGGCGCGCGACATGCGCAACCTGATGGTGCTCGCGCTCTTAATCTTTCTCGGCGCGTGGTTTGCGTTGCGTTCGTTCGGAAATGCCGGACTGTGGGCCGCATTCCTGGTGCACTATGCGGCGCGCGGCGGGCTCGAGGCGCTGCGGTATCCAGCGTTGTTGAAGAAGTCGTTCGGTCTGTAG
- a CDS encoding quinone-dependent dihydroorotate dehydrogenase: MIRAFDAFSLPLLRWFDPEDAHRMAIQGLRLLPPVKPRADDHKLAVRAFGLNFPNPIGMAAGFDKSAEVPDALLRLGFGFVEIGTVTPKPQGGNPRPRLFRLERDEAVINRMGFNNDGAEAVLRRLAARAHHGGIVGVNVGANKDSTDRVADYVKLIETFAPVASYFTVNVSSPNTPGLRNLQQSAALDELLAKVIDARERVRRNAGDSPVLLKIAPDLSLPELDDVVHIARSRRVDGMIVANTTLARPSSLREQARAKEQGGLSGRPLFRLSTRMVAETYVRTEGAFPLIGVGGIDTGGAALTKIRAGASLIQLYSSLVYKGLGLVDDIKNDLASTLLRTGRDSLSEIVGADAATITAEDWPVV; the protein is encoded by the coding sequence GTGATCCGCGCCTTCGATGCCTTTTCGCTGCCGCTGCTGCGCTGGTTCGATCCGGAAGACGCGCATCGCATGGCGATCCAGGGCCTGCGGCTGCTGCCGCCGGTCAAGCCGCGGGCGGACGACCACAAGCTGGCGGTGCGCGCCTTCGGCCTGAACTTTCCCAATCCGATCGGCATGGCCGCGGGCTTCGACAAGAGCGCGGAGGTGCCCGACGCGCTGCTGCGGCTCGGTTTCGGCTTTGTCGAGATCGGCACGGTGACGCCGAAGCCGCAGGGCGGCAATCCGCGGCCGCGGCTGTTTCGGCTGGAGCGGGATGAAGCCGTGATCAACCGCATGGGCTTCAACAATGACGGCGCCGAGGCCGTGCTGCGCCGGCTTGCGGCGCGCGCCCACCATGGCGGCATCGTCGGCGTCAATGTCGGGGCCAACAAGGATTCGACCGACCGCGTCGCCGACTACGTCAAGCTGATCGAGACGTTCGCGCCGGTCGCGAGCTATTTCACCGTCAATGTCTCCTCGCCGAACACGCCGGGCCTGCGCAATCTGCAGCAATCCGCAGCGCTCGACGAACTGCTCGCCAAGGTGATCGATGCGCGCGAACGGGTGCGCAGGAATGCCGGCGATTCCCCGGTGCTGCTGAAGATCGCGCCCGATCTGAGTTTGCCCGAACTCGACGACGTCGTGCACATCGCGCGCTCGCGCCGGGTCGACGGCATGATCGTCGCCAACACCACGCTGGCGCGCCCCTCGAGCTTGCGCGAACAGGCGCGAGCGAAAGAGCAGGGCGGATTATCCGGACGGCCGCTGTTCCGGCTGTCGACGCGCATGGTGGCCGAGACCTATGTCCGCACCGAAGGCGCGTTTCCGCTGATCGGCGTCGGCGGCATCGATACCGGCGGCGCGGCACTGACGAAGATTCGCGCCGGCGCCAGCCTGATCCAGCTCTACTCGTCGCTGGTCTACAAGGGGCTGGGGCTGGTGGACGACATCAAGAACGATCTGGCCTCGACGTTATTGCGGACCGGTCGCGACTCGCTGTCCGAAATCGTCGGCGCCGATGCCGCGACGATCACGGCCGAGGATTGGCCGGTGGTGTAG
- a CDS encoding helix-turn-helix transcriptional regulator, translating into MARHSKAQRILTHSQVWTALDRLAERAGMSPSGLAKRSGLDPTTFNKSKRITADGRERWPSTESVSKALAATNSSIDTFVQLIGDGARGLQSVPLLALAQAGSGGHFDESGFPAGKGWDEVALPQASDEHAYALEISGDSMKPAYRDGDIIVVSPGMPIRRGDRVVLKTSGGEVMVRELKRRTTKTLELQSLNPAQADRTLDADDVAWIARIVWASQ; encoded by the coding sequence ATGGCCAGGCATTCCAAGGCGCAGCGTATTCTGACCCACAGCCAGGTCTGGACCGCGCTCGACCGGCTGGCCGAACGCGCCGGGATGTCGCCCTCGGGCCTCGCCAAACGCTCGGGCCTCGACCCCACCACCTTCAACAAATCCAAGCGCATCACTGCCGACGGCCGCGAACGCTGGCCCTCGACCGAATCGGTTTCCAAGGCGCTGGCCGCGACCAATTCGTCGATCGACACCTTTGTGCAGTTGATCGGCGACGGCGCCCGCGGCCTGCAATCGGTGCCGCTGCTCGCGCTGGCGCAAGCCGGCAGCGGCGGCCATTTCGACGAGAGCGGCTTTCCCGCCGGCAAGGGCTGGGACGAGGTGGCGTTGCCACAGGCCTCTGACGAGCATGCCTATGCGCTCGAGATCTCCGGCGATTCGATGAAGCCCGCCTATCGCGACGGCGACATCATCGTGGTGTCGCCGGGCATGCCGATCCGGCGCGGCGACCGCGTGGTGCTCAAGACGTCAGGCGGCGAAGTGATGGTCAGGGAACTGAAGCGCCGCACCACCAAGACGCTGGAGCTGCAGTCGCTCAACCCGGCCCAGGCCGACCGCACGCTCGACGCTGACGACGTGGCGTGGATCGCAAGGATCGTGTGGGCGAGCCAGTAG
- a CDS encoding class II aldolase/adducin family protein: protein MQFRVSPKSLQDNVSAEQWQARVDLAAAHRLAFIQGFSEGIFNHLTFVVPDSTDRYYQIPFGTHWSEVTASCFMEVGIDDGEVKRGEGEVERSCYCIHAPIHKALPQAKAVFHTHMPHASALTRLEDPRIKEIGQTEVGLSGAIAYDDEYTGPALDPAEGARLAKVIGDKTVLFMANHGISTVGQTVAAAYDMLYYVERAAQVQIYAMWTGQKLKQLPTAVVEKTQRDYRDDHLYKGPTPAQRHFDALKRMLDRKEPDYAT, encoded by the coding sequence ATGCAGTTCAGGGTTTCGCCAAAATCGCTTCAGGACAATGTCAGCGCCGAGCAATGGCAGGCGCGGGTCGACCTCGCGGCCGCGCACCGGCTGGCCTTCATCCAGGGATTTTCCGAAGGCATCTTCAACCATCTGACCTTCGTGGTGCCTGATAGCACGGATCGCTACTACCAGATCCCGTTCGGCACGCACTGGTCCGAGGTCACGGCTTCCTGCTTCATGGAAGTCGGCATCGACGACGGTGAGGTCAAGCGCGGCGAAGGCGAGGTGGAGCGCTCCTGCTATTGCATCCATGCGCCGATCCACAAGGCGCTGCCGCAGGCGAAGGCGGTGTTTCACACCCACATGCCGCACGCCAGCGCGCTGACGCGGCTCGAAGACCCCCGCATCAAGGAGATCGGCCAGACCGAGGTCGGGCTGTCGGGCGCCATCGCCTATGACGACGAATATACCGGCCCGGCGCTCGATCCTGCCGAAGGCGCGCGGCTCGCAAAAGTCATCGGCGACAAGACCGTGCTGTTCATGGCCAATCACGGCATCTCCACGGTCGGGCAGACCGTCGCGGCAGCCTACGACATGCTCTACTACGTCGAGCGTGCCGCGCAGGTGCAGATTTACGCCATGTGGACGGGACAGAAACTGAAGCAGCTTCCGACCGCCGTGGTGGAAAAGACCCAGCGCGATTACCGGGACGATCATCTCTACAAGGGCCCCACGCCTGCCCAGCGGCATTTCGATGCGCTGAAGCGCATGCTGGATCGCAAGGAGCCCGACTATGCGACGTAA
- a CDS encoding transporter substrate-binding domain-containing protein, whose translation MPYLTAALTNARLHRTISAWLAGLSIVSALIAVGGAAAQTQPRPAVEAAPQAVPGFWDPRRRPDRPDMSRLTVIRFLTETDYPPFNFTGADGNPAGFNVDLARALCDEIKISCTIQMRRFETLVDAISSNRGDAIIASMAVTPALRARLDFTDPYYRAPARFVSRRDAVMPEIRPEYLEGKKVGAIAGTSHEAYLKAMFTDAEIKSYPNDDALRLALRRNEVDFIFGDAISLAFWINGTDSAECCAFSGGPFVESRYFGEGIGIAVRKGNDLLRTSLNWALFRLWEKGRFTDLWLRYFSISPF comes from the coding sequence ATGCCATATCTTACCGCCGCGTTAACCAATGCAAGACTGCATCGCACCATCAGCGCCTGGCTGGCCGGGTTGTCGATCGTGTCCGCATTGATAGCGGTTGGCGGTGCCGCGGCGCAAACCCAGCCCCGCCCGGCGGTCGAGGCGGCCCCGCAGGCGGTGCCTGGGTTCTGGGACCCGCGGCGGCGTCCGGACCGGCCGGACATGTCGCGCCTCACCGTGATCCGGTTCCTGACCGAAACCGACTACCCACCGTTCAACTTCACCGGTGCCGACGGCAATCCCGCCGGCTTCAATGTCGATCTGGCGCGCGCGCTCTGCGACGAGATCAAGATTTCCTGCACCATCCAGATGCGCCGGTTCGAGACGCTGGTCGATGCGATATCGAGCAATCGCGGCGACGCCATCATCGCCTCGATGGCGGTGACACCGGCCCTGCGCGCCAGGCTCGATTTCACTGATCCCTATTACCGCGCGCCGGCGCGCTTCGTGTCGCGGCGCGACGCTGTCATGCCGGAGATCCGCCCGGAATATCTCGAAGGCAAGAAGGTCGGCGCCATCGCCGGCACCTCGCACGAGGCCTATCTGAAGGCGATGTTCACCGACGCCGAGATCAAGTCCTACCCGAACGACGATGCGCTGCGGCTGGCGCTGCGGCGGAACGAGGTCGACTTCATCTTCGGCGACGCGATCTCGCTGGCGTTCTGGATCAACGGCACCGATTCGGCCGAATGCTGCGCCTTCTCGGGCGGACCCTTTGTCGAGAGCCGCTATTTCGGCGAGGGCATCGGCATCGCGGTCCGCAAGGGCAACGATCTGCTGCGGACGTCGCTGAACTGGGCGCTGTTCCGGCTCTGGGAAAAAGGCCGCTTCACCGATCTGTGGCTGCGGTATTTTTCCATCAGTCCGTTCTGA
- a CDS encoding DUF3551 domain-containing protein codes for MIVLYNGFPVAAHAWDYPWCVGTREGRTDCSFYTYEQCLATASGIGGCYRNKRTLWSDGATPSPPSTRRPWRAHHRRTR; via the coding sequence ATGATCGTGCTCTATAACGGGTTTCCGGTAGCTGCGCACGCATGGGATTATCCGTGGTGTGTGGGCACCCGCGAAGGTCGAACCGACTGTAGCTTTTACACGTACGAGCAATGTCTCGCGACCGCGTCCGGCATCGGTGGCTGCTATCGAAATAAACGCACATTGTGGAGTGACGGGGCAACGCCGTCACCACCATCGACGCGCCGTCCTTGGAGAGCACATCATCGAAGGACCCGGTAG
- a CDS encoding lysine--tRNA ligase — translation MSVIDLAFSPSDLRALAEQSNAWPFEQAKAIVARLKKSPKDEVLFETGYGPSGLPHIGTFGEVARTSMVRHAFRVLTEDKIKTRLLAFSDDMDGFRKVPDNVPNKELLEANLGKPLTKVPDPFGTHPSFGQHNNARLRAFLDQFGFDYEFASSTDYYTSGKFDTALLRMLERIEKVMAIMLPSLREERAASYSPFLPICPRTGLVLYVPVTAHDAKAGTISYEDPDTRESVTVPVTGGHCKLQWKPDWAMRWFALGVDYEMAGKDLIDSVKLSGKICSALGGTPPEGFNFELFLDEKGQKISKSKGNGLTIDEWLRYASPESLSLFMYREPKAAKRLYFDVIPRNVDDYQQFLDGFTRQDAKQQLANPVWHIHSGKPPKADMPVTFQLLLTLVSSSNAENAETLWGFIGRYRPGVTPQTHPKLDAMVGYAINYYRDFVAPTKQFREPTDGERAALQDLRDALSQLPAGSSAEDIQNVVYEIGRREPFLDQVKKGKDGRPGVSLDWFNMLYQVLLGQEKGPRFGSFVAVYGVTNAVAMIDGALARSA, via the coding sequence ATGTCCGTCATCGACCTAGCCTTCAGCCCGAGCGATCTGCGCGCGCTCGCCGAACAATCCAACGCCTGGCCGTTTGAGCAGGCGAAAGCGATCGTCGCGCGGCTGAAGAAAAGTCCGAAGGACGAGGTGCTGTTCGAGACCGGCTACGGCCCGTCGGGCCTGCCGCATATCGGCACCTTCGGCGAGGTCGCGCGTACCAGCATGGTGCGCCATGCCTTCCGCGTGCTCACCGAGGACAAGATCAAGACGCGGTTGTTGGCGTTTTCCGACGACATGGACGGGTTCCGCAAGGTGCCGGACAACGTGCCCAACAAGGAACTGCTGGAAGCCAATCTCGGCAAGCCGCTGACCAAGGTGCCCGATCCATTCGGTACCCATCCAAGCTTCGGCCAGCACAACAATGCACGGCTGCGCGCCTTCCTCGACCAGTTCGGCTTCGACTACGAGTTCGCGAGCTCGACCGATTACTACACCTCGGGCAAGTTCGACACCGCGCTTTTGCGCATGCTGGAGCGGATCGAGAAGGTGATGGCGATCATGCTGCCGTCGTTGCGCGAGGAGCGCGCGGCGAGCTATTCGCCGTTCCTCCCCATATGCCCGCGCACAGGGCTGGTGCTCTATGTGCCCGTGACGGCGCATGACGCCAAGGCCGGCACCATCTCCTATGAAGATCCCGACACCAGGGAGAGCGTCACCGTTCCCGTGACTGGGGGCCATTGCAAGCTGCAATGGAAGCCGGATTGGGCGATGCGCTGGTTTGCGCTCGGCGTCGACTACGAAATGGCCGGCAAGGACCTGATCGACTCGGTGAAGCTGTCGGGCAAGATTTGTTCGGCGCTCGGCGGCACGCCGCCGGAGGGGTTCAATTTCGAACTGTTCCTGGACGAAAAGGGCCAGAAGATCTCGAAGTCGAAGGGCAATGGGCTGACCATCGACGAATGGCTGCGCTACGCCTCGCCGGAATCGCTGTCGCTGTTCATGTACCGCGAGCCCAAGGCGGCGAAGCGGCTGTATTTCGACGTCATCCCGCGCAACGTGGACGACTATCAGCAATTCCTCGACGGCTTCACGCGGCAGGATGCCAAGCAGCAGCTCGCCAATCCGGTCTGGCACATCCATTCCGGCAAGCCGCCGAAGGCCGACATGCCGGTTACGTTCCAGCTCCTGCTGACGCTGGTGTCGTCATCGAACGCGGAAAACGCCGAGACGCTGTGGGGCTTCATCGGCCGCTACCGTCCGGGCGTGACGCCGCAGACGCACCCGAAGCTCGATGCGATGGTCGGCTACGCCATCAACTACTATCGCGACTTCGTGGCACCGACCAAGCAGTTCCGCGAACCGACCGATGGCGAGCGCGCCGCGCTGCAGGATCTGCGCGATGCGCTGTCGCAATTGCCGGCGGGATCGAGCGCCGAAGACATCCAGAACGTGGTCTACGAAATCGGCCGCCGCGAGCCGTTCCTGGATCAGGTGAAGAAGGGCAAGGACGGCCGGCCCGGCGTCTCGCTCGACTGGTTCAACATGCTCTACCAGGTGCTGCTCGGCCAGGAGAAGGGCCCGCGCTTCGGCTCGTTCGTCGCGGTGTACGGCGTGACCAACGCGGTCGCGATGATCGACGGCGCGCTGGCAAGGAGCGCGTAG
- a CDS encoding DUF952 domain-containing protein, translating into MRTIYKITPASAWREAERQGVYRGSADDLRDGYIHFSTASQVAETARKHYFGQTGLFLVAVDADALGDALRWEASRNDELFPHLYGELDLGAVTAILDMRARSDGYHDIPELTP; encoded by the coding sequence GTGCGGACCATTTACAAAATCACTCCCGCCTCGGCCTGGCGCGAGGCCGAACGGCAGGGCGTTTACCGGGGCAGCGCAGACGATCTGCGCGACGGCTACATTCATTTTTCCACGGCATCCCAGGTCGCCGAGACGGCGCGAAAGCATTATTTCGGCCAGACCGGCCTGTTCCTGGTCGCGGTCGATGCCGACGCGCTGGGTGACGCGCTGCGCTGGGAGGCCTCGCGCAACGATGAACTGTTCCCGCACCTCTACGGCGAACTCGATCTCGGTGCGGTGACCGCCATCCTCGACATGCGCGCGCGGTCCGACGGCTATCACGACATCCCGGAGCTCACCCCGTGA
- a CDS encoding cisplatin damage response ATP-dependent DNA ligase — protein sequence MNRFAELLDRLAYEPGRNNKLRLITAYFRDTSDPDRGYALAALTGALSFKHAKPGLIRDLIADRTDPVLFGLSYDYVGDLSETVALMWPKSSPSPACGGGSGWGSGRLLGGEKEPPPVSPDSASAPSDDPTSPASGRGKKAPGHVSSRHNNPPPPTLSEVVTTLRTLGKTELPRQLARWLDELDETGRWALLKLVTGAMRIGISARLAKTAAAALGDKDPHEIELIWPGLSPPYLDLFAWLEGRGEKPVNRDPAPFRPVMLAHAIEDTDFASLDPADFIAEWKWDGIRVQAVSGRDERGHMQARLYSRTGEDITKSFPDLVLSLHLPGAIDGELLVLREGRVQTFNVLQQRLNRKVVSPKLIKDFPIHLRAYDLLGDDENDLRELPFVERRAHLEAFVRKLDDPRIDLSPTIAFDSWEALMAARADPSSAGAGEDADAVEGVMLKRRDAPYLPGRPRGQWWKWKRDPHIIDAVLMYAQRGHGKRSSYYSDYTFGVWTSGDDGEQLVPVGKAYFGFTDEELLQIDRFVRRNTTEKFGPVRHVVHEPDQGLVLEVAFEGLARSPRHKSGVAMRFPRISRLRWDKPPREADRLETLERMLKDVTAN from the coding sequence ATGAACCGTTTCGCCGAACTTTTGGATCGCCTCGCCTATGAGCCCGGCCGCAACAACAAGCTGCGGCTGATTACGGCCTATTTTCGCGACACGTCCGATCCCGACCGCGGCTATGCGCTGGCCGCGCTGACCGGCGCGCTGTCGTTCAAGCACGCCAAGCCGGGGCTGATCCGCGATCTGATCGCCGATCGCACCGACCCGGTGCTGTTCGGGCTGTCGTATGATTACGTCGGCGATCTATCCGAGACGGTTGCACTGATGTGGCCGAAATCCTCTCCCTCTCCCGCTTGCGGGGGAGGGTCGGGGTGGGGGTCTGGCCGCTTGCTTGGCGGAGAGAAAGAGCCCCCACCCGTATCGCCCGACAGCGCTAGCGCGCCGTCAGACGATCCGACCTCCCCCGCAAGCGGGAGAGGTAAGAAAGCGCCGGGGCACGTATCAAGCCGCCACAACAACCCGCCTCCCCCCACCCTCTCTGAAGTTGTCACCACCCTTCGCACCCTCGGCAAGACTGAGCTGCCAAGACAGCTCGCGCGCTGGCTCGACGAACTCGACGAGACCGGCCGCTGGGCGCTGCTGAAGCTCGTAACCGGCGCGATGCGGATCGGGATTTCAGCGCGGCTGGCGAAGACCGCGGCGGCCGCGCTCGGCGACAAGGACCCGCACGAGATCGAACTGATCTGGCCGGGGCTTTCGCCGCCCTACCTTGACTTGTTCGCATGGCTGGAGGGCCGTGGCGAAAAGCCTGTCAATCGCGATCCCGCACCGTTCCGTCCTGTCATGCTGGCGCACGCGATCGAGGACACCGATTTCGCCAGTCTCGATCCTGCGGACTTCATTGCGGAATGGAAATGGGACGGCATTCGCGTGCAGGCGGTCTCAGGCCGCGACGAGCGCGGCCACATGCAGGCGCGGCTCTATTCGCGCACCGGCGAGGACATCACCAAAAGCTTTCCCGACCTCGTGCTGTCGCTGCATCTGCCCGGCGCCATCGATGGCGAGCTGCTGGTGCTGCGCGAGGGCCGCGTGCAGACCTTCAACGTGCTGCAGCAGCGGCTGAACAGAAAAGTCGTCTCGCCGAAGCTGATCAAGGATTTTCCGATTCATCTGCGCGCCTACGATCTGCTCGGCGACGATGAGAACGATCTGCGCGAACTGCCGTTCGTCGAGCGCCGCGCGCATCTCGAGGCATTCGTGCGGAAGCTCGACGACCCGCGCATCGACCTGTCGCCGACGATTGCCTTCGATAGCTGGGAAGCGCTGATGGCGGCACGTGCCGATCCCTCCAGCGCCGGCGCCGGCGAGGATGCCGATGCGGTCGAGGGCGTGATGCTGAAGCGCCGCGACGCACCGTATCTGCCGGGCCGCCCGAGAGGCCAGTGGTGGAAATGGAAGCGCGACCCGCACATCATCGATGCCGTGCTGATGTATGCGCAGCGCGGCCACGGCAAGCGTTCGTCCTATTATTCGGACTACACGTTTGGCGTCTGGACCTCGGGCGATGACGGCGAGCAACTGGTGCCGGTCGGAAAAGCTTATTTCGGCTTCACCGACGAGGAATTGCTGCAGATCGACCGTTTCGTCCGTCGCAACACGACGGAAAAATTCGGGCCCGTGCGGCACGTCGTGCACGAGCCGGACCAGGGCCTGGTGCTGGAAGTTGCCTTCGAGGGGCTGGCGCGCTCGCCGCGGCACAAATCCGGCGTCGCGATGCGGTTTCCGCGCATCAGCCGGCTGCGCTGGGACAAGCCGCCGCGCGAGGCCGACCGGCTGGAGACGCTGGAGCGGATGCTCAAAGACGTGACCGCAAATTAA
- a CDS encoding DUF6460 domain-containing protein, whose product MPNDVRDLPASNDGLYRFLGGSPLSVAFRLILLSILVGVVLAAIGFDPWNILHSIQTLFRRLWDLGFDAVNWLWRYFLLGAVIVIPIWLLSRLFGSPRGR is encoded by the coding sequence ATGCCAAACGACGTCAGAGACCTGCCGGCCAGCAATGACGGCCTGTACCGCTTCCTCGGCGGCTCGCCGCTGTCGGTGGCGTTCCGGCTGATCCTGCTGTCGATCCTGGTCGGCGTGGTGCTCGCCGCCATCGGCTTCGATCCTTGGAATATCCTGCATAGCATCCAGACCCTGTTCCGGCGGCTGTGGGATCTCGGCTTCGACGCCGTCAACTGGCTGTGGCGCTACTTCCTGCTCGGTGCTGTTATCGTGATCCCGATCTGGCTGCTGTCGCGGCTGTTCGGCAGCCCCCGCGGGCGATAA